A single genomic interval of Arthrobacter methylotrophus harbors:
- a CDS encoding DedA family protein — MQAINDFILAAAGQPWVLLLVFACCVIDGFFPPIPSESVVVGLAAVSATTGVPSAWLLILVGALGAFIGDNIAYMIGRRIGVRRWRWMRSQRMQGAFRWAGRELRRRAASLIIVARFIPIGRVAVNLTAGATHFSHGMFVALTAMSAVLWASYSVAIGLFFGQWFEHNHLLGAIIAIVAAVILGIVVDRIISKVRGATTATEVDAEAGEPEGEPVQ, encoded by the coding sequence GTGCAAGCCATCAACGACTTCATCCTCGCCGCAGCCGGGCAGCCCTGGGTCTTGCTTCTGGTCTTTGCCTGCTGCGTGATCGACGGTTTCTTCCCGCCTATCCCCAGCGAGTCGGTGGTGGTGGGGCTCGCGGCCGTTTCCGCGACCACCGGGGTGCCGAGTGCATGGCTGCTGATCCTCGTGGGCGCGCTGGGGGCCTTCATAGGGGACAACATCGCCTACATGATCGGCCGCCGAATAGGTGTCCGGCGCTGGCGATGGATGCGTTCCCAAAGGATGCAAGGTGCCTTCCGGTGGGCTGGACGGGAACTTCGACGCCGGGCCGCGTCACTGATCATCGTGGCCCGTTTCATTCCCATCGGCCGCGTGGCGGTCAATCTCACGGCTGGCGCCACGCATTTCTCGCACGGCATGTTCGTGGCGCTCACGGCCATGTCTGCCGTCCTATGGGCCAGTTACTCCGTCGCTATCGGTTTGTTCTTCGGCCAATGGTTCGAACACAATCACCTTCTGGGGGCGATCATCGCGATCGTCGCGGCCGTCATCCTGGGAATCGTCGTGGACCGGATCATCAGCAAAGTCCGCGGCGCAACGACCGCCACGGAAGTGGATGCAGAAGCGGGCGAACCTGAAGGGGAACCAGTCCAGTAG
- the eno gene encoding phosphopyruvate hydratase produces MALIDAIHAREILDSRGNPTVEVEVLLSDGQIGRAAVPSGASTGEHEAVELRDGDKGRYLGKGVQKAVDAVIDEIAPALIGFDATDQRSIDQAMIDLDGTPNKAKLGANAILGVSLAVANAAAASADLPLYKYLGGPNAHVLPVPLMNILNGGSHADSDVDIQEFMIVPIGAETFSEGLRWGVEVYHNLKSVLQAKGLSTGLGDEGGFAPNLPSNRAALDLIQEAIKNAGYTPGKDIALALDVASSEFYKDGAYQFEGKALSATEMSAYYAELVADYPLVSIEDPLDENDWEGWKTLTDSIGDKVQLVGDDLFVTNPIRLQQGIDSATANSLLVKVNQIGSLTETLDAVSLAQRSGYTTITSHRSGETEDTTIADIAVATNAGQIKTGAPARSERVAKYNQLLRIEEELDDAARYAGRSAFPRFKG; encoded by the coding sequence ATGGCGCTTATCGATGCCATCCACGCCCGCGAGATCCTTGACTCCCGCGGAAACCCGACAGTAGAAGTTGAAGTTCTGCTTTCCGATGGCCAGATCGGCCGCGCGGCAGTTCCCTCCGGCGCTTCCACCGGCGAGCACGAAGCCGTTGAACTGCGCGACGGCGACAAGGGCCGTTACCTTGGCAAGGGCGTCCAGAAGGCCGTTGACGCCGTTATCGATGAAATCGCCCCGGCCCTGATCGGCTTCGACGCTACGGACCAGCGCAGCATCGACCAGGCCATGATCGACCTCGATGGCACCCCGAACAAGGCCAAGCTCGGCGCCAACGCCATCCTCGGCGTTTCCCTCGCCGTGGCGAACGCAGCTGCTGCGTCCGCGGACCTGCCCCTGTACAAGTACCTGGGTGGTCCGAACGCCCACGTCCTGCCCGTCCCGCTGATGAACATCCTCAACGGTGGCTCCCACGCCGACTCCGACGTGGACATCCAGGAATTCATGATCGTCCCGATCGGTGCCGAGACCTTCTCTGAAGGCCTGCGCTGGGGCGTTGAGGTGTACCACAACCTCAAGTCCGTCCTACAGGCCAAGGGCCTTTCCACCGGTCTCGGTGACGAGGGTGGCTTCGCCCCGAACCTGCCGTCCAACCGCGCCGCACTGGACCTGATCCAGGAAGCCATCAAGAACGCCGGCTACACCCCGGGCAAGGACATCGCCCTGGCACTGGACGTCGCCTCCTCCGAGTTCTACAAGGACGGCGCCTACCAGTTCGAAGGCAAGGCACTCTCGGCCACCGAGATGAGCGCCTATTACGCCGAACTCGTTGCCGACTACCCGCTGGTCTCCATCGAAGACCCGCTGGACGAAAACGACTGGGAAGGCTGGAAGACCCTCACCGACTCCATCGGCGACAAGGTCCAGCTGGTTGGCGACGACCTCTTCGTGACCAACCCGATCCGGCTGCAGCAGGGCATCGACTCGGCCACGGCCAACTCCTTGCTCGTCAAGGTCAACCAGATCGGTTCGCTGACCGAAACCCTGGACGCCGTTTCCTTGGCCCAGCGCTCCGGCTACACCACTATCACCTCGCACCGCTCCGGCGAAACCGAGGACACCACCATTGCTGACATCGCCGTTGCCACCAACGCCGGCCAGATCAAGACCGGTGCCCCGGCCCGCTCCGAGCGTGTTGCCAAGTACAACCAGCTGCTGCGCATCGAAGAAGAACTCGACGACGCCGCACGCTACGCCGGCCGCAGCGCTTTCCCGCGTTTCAAGGGCTAG
- a CDS encoding adenosine deaminase yields the protein MTDPIVDAAPALDFDLKSLPKVSLHDHLDGGLRPATIIELAEAVGHTLPSTDPVALGQWFRESADSGSLVRYLETFDHTIAVMQTKEGLARVAKEFVEDLADDGVVYGEIRWAPEQHLQKGLTLDEVVDAVQEGLDAGVDAVEESGRQIQVGQLITAMRHADRGQEIAELAVRHRYNGAVGFDIAGAEDGFLPSRFKDAFTYLAEHNFPATVHAGEAAGLESIQSALVDGRALRLGHGVRIAEDITVDFEDTVGMVTLGEVAGWVRDRGIALEICPSSNLQTGAIANFGEGIENHPLDMLYQLGFNVTINTDNRLMSGVTLTDEFELLVETFDYDLDDLLELTLNAAESSFLPLDEKEALVEYINDAYANLG from the coding sequence GTGACTGACCCCATTGTTGATGCCGCCCCTGCCCTTGACTTCGACCTGAAGAGCCTGCCGAAGGTTTCCCTTCACGACCACCTGGACGGGGGACTTCGCCCGGCTACCATCATCGAGCTGGCGGAGGCCGTCGGCCACACACTGCCTTCGACGGATCCCGTAGCGCTGGGCCAGTGGTTCCGTGAGTCGGCCGACTCTGGTTCTTTGGTCCGCTACCTCGAAACCTTTGATCACACGATTGCCGTCATGCAGACCAAGGAAGGCCTGGCGCGGGTTGCCAAGGAGTTCGTTGAGGACCTTGCCGACGACGGCGTCGTGTACGGCGAGATCCGTTGGGCACCTGAGCAGCACCTCCAGAAGGGTCTCACCCTGGACGAGGTTGTGGATGCCGTCCAGGAAGGGCTCGACGCCGGCGTGGACGCCGTGGAGGAGTCCGGCCGCCAGATCCAGGTGGGTCAGCTCATCACGGCGATGCGCCACGCTGACCGCGGCCAGGAAATCGCTGAGCTCGCCGTGCGTCACCGCTACAACGGGGCGGTCGGCTTCGACATCGCCGGAGCCGAAGACGGCTTCCTGCCCTCCCGTTTCAAGGACGCGTTCACCTACCTGGCCGAGCACAACTTCCCGGCTACCGTGCATGCCGGCGAGGCAGCAGGCCTGGAAAGCATCCAGTCCGCCCTGGTTGACGGACGTGCCCTGCGCTTGGGCCACGGCGTGCGCATCGCGGAGGACATCACCGTGGACTTCGAGGACACCGTTGGCATGGTCACGTTGGGTGAGGTGGCCGGCTGGGTCCGCGATCGCGGAATTGCGCTGGAAATCTGCCCCTCGTCCAATCTGCAGACCGGAGCGATCGCTAACTTCGGCGAAGGCATCGAGAACCATCCGCTGGACATGCTCTACCAGCTCGGCTTCAACGTCACCATCAATACGGACAACCGGCTCATGAGCGGCGTGACGCTCACCGACGAGTTCGAACTTCTCGTGGAGACCTTCGACTACGATCTCGACGATCTCCTCGAGCTGACCCTGAACGCGGCCGAGTCTTCGTTCCTGCCGCTCGACGAAAAGGAAGCCTTGGTGGAGTACATCAACGACGCCTACGCCAACCTTGGCTAA
- a CDS encoding MazG nucleotide pyrophosphohydrolase domain-containing protein: protein MGALTHESLVEYLIEEAYEVVDSIEAGASGSDTADELRGELGDVLLQVVLHARLAAEHGQFTFDDVARTITEKMVRRNPHVFRPDGTLQDSFPATVEEIVEKWDAVKKAEKPEREDPFAGIPPHLPALALAQKSLDRAERAARSGGAERGGRPVAAAEVPDSEAALGDLLLAVVAGSKEKGFDAERALRGAVRRYQGRDGEATKREEPDAVP, encoded by the coding sequence ATGGGTGCGCTGACCCACGAATCCTTGGTGGAGTACCTGATCGAGGAAGCGTACGAGGTGGTCGACTCAATCGAGGCCGGCGCGTCCGGTTCCGATACTGCCGACGAACTCCGTGGCGAGCTGGGCGACGTGCTGCTTCAAGTGGTGCTGCACGCCCGGCTCGCCGCGGAACACGGACAGTTCACCTTCGACGACGTTGCCCGCACCATCACGGAGAAGATGGTGCGGCGCAATCCGCACGTCTTCAGGCCGGACGGAACCTTGCAGGATTCCTTCCCGGCCACCGTGGAGGAGATCGTTGAAAAGTGGGATGCCGTGAAGAAGGCCGAAAAGCCTGAACGCGAGGATCCCTTCGCAGGCATTCCACCCCATCTGCCTGCCCTCGCCCTGGCGCAAAAGTCCCTTGACCGTGCCGAGCGCGCGGCGCGCTCGGGTGGTGCGGAACGTGGTGGTCGCCCGGTTGCCGCGGCGGAGGTTCCCGACTCGGAAGCCGCGCTTGGAGACTTGCTGCTTGCCGTCGTCGCGGGCTCGAAGGAGAAGGGGTTCGACGCCGAACGGGCCTTGCGCGGCGCCGTCCGCCGCTACCAGGGACGCGACGGCGAAGCCACAAAACGTGAGGAACCCGACGCTGTTCCGTAA
- a CDS encoding DedA family protein, which produces MEFMNHMLEHAAGQPWIYPVLLVFFFIDGFATILPSETAIVGLSALAMHRGEPNLWLLGATALVGAMAGDNMAYILGRKIGLDRWKWMRKPKVQKMFAWAHYELDKRGAVLIFTARYIPWGRVAVNYVAGQTGFRHRTFFLLDAFACFTWVGYSIGVGSLAGHWVHNNPLLGVGIAVAFAVVLGVIVDHTLRWWHKHLEKKDAEKKEAAPAGATAEDADAAVNATGGVERSKRAG; this is translated from the coding sequence GTGGAATTCATGAACCACATGCTCGAGCACGCCGCCGGGCAACCGTGGATCTATCCGGTCCTCCTGGTCTTCTTCTTCATTGACGGCTTTGCCACGATCCTTCCGAGTGAAACCGCGATCGTCGGGCTCTCGGCCCTGGCAATGCACCGGGGCGAGCCCAATCTGTGGCTCCTCGGCGCTACCGCGCTTGTCGGGGCCATGGCCGGTGACAACATGGCCTACATCCTCGGTCGCAAGATCGGTTTGGACCGTTGGAAATGGATGCGCAAGCCGAAGGTCCAGAAGATGTTCGCTTGGGCCCACTACGAACTGGACAAGCGCGGCGCAGTCCTTATCTTCACCGCACGGTATATCCCCTGGGGCCGTGTGGCGGTGAACTATGTGGCTGGACAGACAGGATTTCGCCACAGGACCTTCTTCTTGCTGGATGCCTTCGCCTGCTTCACCTGGGTGGGGTATTCGATCGGGGTCGGCTCACTAGCCGGCCACTGGGTGCACAACAATCCGCTCCTGGGAGTCGGAATTGCCGTGGCATTCGCTGTGGTGCTCGGTGTGATCGTCGACCACACGCTGCGTTGGTGGCACAAGCACCTCGAAAAGAAAGACGCCGAAAAGAAGGAAGCGGCTCCCGCGGGAGCAACCGCGGAAGATGCAGATGCCGCCGTCAACGCGACGGGCGGCGTCGAGCGCTCGAAGCGCGCTGGCTAA